A portion of the Candidatus Paceibacterota bacterium genome contains these proteins:
- a CDS encoding thiolase family protein produces the protein MSKSVVLVDAVRTPFGKAGSLYAGTRADDLMVRVLRGLLERNPKVSPDQIDDVAIAAATQTGDQGMNIGRSVSLLAGLPNTVPGYSVDRWCAGALTAVTTISGAIGIGAYDIAIAGGVEHMGNHPIGDGIDPNPRYLAEKIVDSDALAMGNTAERLHDRFPHLTRERADRYSLNSQLKTAKAYEAGKIQRDLIPMAVRSAELGWGIATVDEPPRPGTTLEALAGLKTPFRPAGRVTAGNSAGLNDGATAAILASEEKAIELGLTIKARLVTFAFAGVEPEVMGYGPIPSTKKALSKAGLNISDIGLFEINEAFAIQVLSFLDHFGIADDDARVNPYGGAIAVGHPLASSGVRLMLNLARGFEEHPEVRYGITTMCIGLGMGGTVIWENPHWNGAK, from the coding sequence ATGTCGAAATCAGTCGTCCTTGTTGATGCAGTTCGAACCCCTTTTGGAAAGGCCGGGAGCCTTTACGCTGGAACGCGTGCCGATGATCTGATGGTGCGTGTCCTACGTGGGCTGCTGGAGAGAAATCCGAAAGTCTCCCCTGACCAGATCGATGATGTTGCCATTGCTGCCGCAACACAGACGGGTGACCAAGGAATGAATATCGGTCGTAGCGTTTCTTTATTGGCCGGACTGCCTAACACTGTTCCGGGTTATTCCGTTGATCGTTGGTGTGCTGGCGCACTTACGGCCGTCACCACAATCTCTGGAGCCATCGGCATTGGGGCTTACGACATTGCAATTGCCGGTGGCGTTGAACATATGGGCAATCACCCGATTGGAGATGGCATAGATCCCAATCCGCGCTACCTCGCTGAGAAAATCGTTGACAGTGATGCGCTCGCAATGGGTAATACCGCCGAGCGGTTACATGACAGATTTCCTCACCTCACACGCGAGCGTGCAGATAGATATTCGTTGAATTCACAGTTGAAAACTGCAAAGGCTTATGAAGCAGGCAAAATCCAGCGCGATCTCATACCGATGGCTGTTCGCAGCGCCGAACTAGGTTGGGGTATTGCAACAGTGGATGAACCTCCCCGCCCCGGCACAACTCTCGAGGCGCTGGCAGGTTTGAAAACTCCTTTCCGCCCAGCGGGTCGAGTCACAGCGGGAAATTCTGCAGGTCTCAATGACGGAGCAACGGCAGCAATTTTGGCCAGTGAAGAGAAGGCGATCGAATTAGGTCTCACTATCAAAGCGCGGTTGGTTACTTTTGCCTTTGCGGGGGTAGAACCTGAGGTCATGGGTTACGGGCCGATTCCATCGACAAAAAAAGCCTTATCAAAAGCCGGATTGAACATTTCAGATATCGGACTCTTTGAAATCAATGAAGCATTCGCCATCCAAGTACTTTCGTTCCTTGACCACTTCGGAATTGCAGATGATGACGCGCGGGTGAATCCGTATGGCGGAGCGATAGCTGTGGGACACCCGCTTGCATCATCAGGAGTGCGCCTCATGCTCAACCTTGCGCGAGGATTCGAAGAGCACCCAGAAGTTCGCTATGGAATCACGACCATGTGCATCGGATTGGGAATGGGTGGCACGGTCATCTGGGAGAACCCGCACTGGAATGGAGCCAAATAA
- the efeU gene encoding iron uptake transporter permease EfeU: MLSTFIIALREGLEAALIIGILLAYVVKTNRSHLRTPLWIGVLVAIVLSLGLGAILSFTSSELTPGAEEAFAGILSVVAVALVTWMVFWMKRTARNLKRELEKKVDSAVTMGSLAMAITAFVAVGREGIETSLFIYTNFTTVKSSFGPSVGLVLGLAAAIGLGYLMYRQTVHFDLNQFFKITGIALIVVAAGVLAHGIGDLQETGWLPGLDSVAWNIDSWLNPDSFIASILSGSIGFSTTSTWLQVGVWFVYLVTILSTYLAPSFSKTLSRGASKNSSKR; encoded by the coding sequence CATCCTCCTGGCCTATGTGGTCAAAACCAACAGATCTCACCTGCGCACTCCCCTCTGGATTGGTGTCTTAGTCGCCATTGTCTTGAGTCTGGGGTTGGGCGCAATCTTGAGCTTTACTTCCAGTGAATTGACGCCGGGTGCCGAAGAAGCATTTGCGGGAATTCTCTCCGTGGTCGCCGTGGCATTAGTGACCTGGATGGTTTTCTGGATGAAGCGCACCGCCCGAAATCTCAAACGTGAACTTGAAAAGAAAGTCGATAGCGCAGTCACGATGGGCTCTCTCGCGATGGCAATCACTGCATTTGTCGCGGTTGGCCGTGAGGGAATTGAAACCTCCCTCTTTATCTATACCAATTTCACGACCGTGAAATCTTCTTTTGGTCCTTCCGTGGGATTGGTTCTGGGACTTGCTGCCGCGATTGGCCTTGGATATTTAATGTATAGACAGACCGTTCACTTTGACCTGAACCAATTCTTCAAAATTACTGGCATCGCATTGATTGTTGTTGCTGCCGGTGTTCTCGCCCACGGAATTGGCGATCTGCAAGAGACCGGATGGCTGCCTGGATTGGATTCTGTGGCATGGAATATCGATTCATGGTTAAACCCCGATTCCTTCATTGCCAGTATTCTTTCGGGTTCGATTGGTTTCTCGACCACCAGCACCTGGCTTCAGGTAGGTGTCTGGTTCGTCTACCTCGTCACCATTCTGTCAACCTACCTGGCACCATCGTTCTCAAAGACTCTCTCAAGGGGAGCTTCGAAGAATAGTTCAAAAAGATAG
- a CDS encoding 3-hydroxyacyl-CoA dehydrogenase NAD-binding domain-containing protein, with product MTDLHVPAGAPDEVVTQAFVRNVDLSAFGFKGDLALITIDNGEDFNRPNTFGVQSLLALDAAISEAVSRKPDAIAVIGKPFIFAAGADLRGLGSISERSQSLGIGKLGHDVFRRLGECGIPTFGFINGLALGGGLELGLHCDYRTLATTAMTGLPEVFLGLVPGWGGATLLPKLIGPERAVQVIVLNPLNNNTMLKAKDALALGVVDAVYEPADYLERSVGFVADVLSGKKKIKRTDYSQDSNWDKAIATGQAAAFKKYGGAEIDAPQRALQLIAGARTATRSEGFDAEDQALADLTMSDALRASLYAFNLIQKKRKKVEGAPKAALARKVAKVGVVGAGLMASQLALIMVRNLKCPVVMTDLDQARVDKGVAWVHSEINKLVEKKRLTEETARRLISLVSGSVDQSAFAGADFVIEAIFEELALKQELFKKLEKIVSPECVLATNTSSLSVEAMTQGLEHPERVIGFHFFNPVAVMPLLEIARTNKTDDATTATTVNIGKELKKTMVITKDSPGFVVNRLLIRFMGEITDAIDEGTPVEVADNSMRSIGFPMTPFELLGLVGPGVALHVTEILNKNLGPRYRISPTMGRLVKEGVRNFYVKGEDGKNHPNPVALALVEKGDKPSSAEQVRMRALNALAEEARMMLDEGVVSSPAEIDLCMLLGAGWPLTLGGILPYLDRVGVSESVCGSRFHAPGIASLP from the coding sequence ATGACGGACCTACACGTTCCCGCTGGCGCACCAGATGAAGTCGTGACACAGGCATTTGTCCGCAATGTAGACCTGTCCGCCTTTGGATTCAAAGGCGATCTCGCTCTCATTACGATTGACAACGGAGAAGACTTCAATCGACCAAATACTTTTGGCGTGCAATCACTTCTCGCCCTCGATGCCGCGATCTCTGAGGCCGTCTCGCGTAAGCCCGATGCGATAGCCGTTATCGGAAAACCATTCATCTTTGCTGCGGGTGCAGATTTGCGCGGGCTTGGATCTATCAGTGAGCGTTCACAGTCTCTGGGAATTGGCAAACTCGGTCATGATGTTTTCCGCCGGCTCGGTGAGTGCGGGATTCCAACCTTTGGTTTTATCAACGGTCTTGCACTAGGCGGTGGACTCGAACTCGGACTTCACTGCGATTATCGAACTCTCGCAACCACAGCAATGACTGGATTGCCTGAGGTCTTTCTTGGCCTAGTACCCGGATGGGGCGGCGCAACGTTGCTTCCCAAGTTGATTGGACCAGAACGTGCAGTACAGGTAATCGTTCTCAATCCCCTGAACAACAACACGATGTTGAAAGCCAAAGATGCGCTTGCCCTGGGAGTTGTCGATGCGGTGTACGAACCTGCTGACTATCTCGAACGATCCGTTGGCTTTGTCGCAGACGTACTGAGCGGAAAGAAGAAGATTAAAAGAACGGACTACTCCCAAGATTCCAATTGGGACAAGGCGATTGCGACAGGACAAGCGGCCGCGTTCAAGAAGTACGGCGGCGCTGAGATTGACGCGCCACAACGTGCTCTTCAACTCATCGCCGGTGCTCGCACTGCGACACGTAGCGAAGGTTTTGACGCCGAAGATCAAGCACTTGCTGATTTAACGATGAGCGATGCCCTCCGTGCATCTCTCTACGCCTTTAATCTCATCCAAAAGAAACGGAAGAAAGTGGAAGGTGCACCGAAGGCCGCCCTTGCACGAAAGGTTGCCAAAGTCGGTGTCGTTGGCGCTGGTCTCATGGCATCCCAACTGGCCCTGATCATGGTTCGTAATCTGAAATGCCCGGTGGTGATGACTGATCTGGATCAAGCCCGTGTGGATAAGGGCGTGGCTTGGGTCCATTCAGAGATCAATAAATTGGTGGAGAAGAAGCGGCTCACCGAAGAGACAGCACGTCGATTGATCTCACTCGTATCGGGATCGGTCGATCAAAGTGCCTTTGCTGGCGCTGACTTCGTCATCGAAGCCATCTTCGAAGAACTTGCCCTCAAGCAAGAACTCTTTAAGAAGCTAGAAAAGATTGTTTCGCCAGAGTGCGTACTTGCTACCAACACTTCTTCACTCAGCGTGGAAGCAATGACACAGGGGTTGGAACATCCCGAGAGAGTCATCGGATTCCATTTTTTCAATCCGGTTGCGGTTATGCCGCTGCTTGAGATCGCGCGAACCAACAAGACTGATGACGCCACAACGGCGACAACGGTCAACATCGGCAAAGAACTCAAGAAGACAATGGTCATTACTAAGGACTCCCCTGGATTTGTCGTCAACCGACTCCTGATTCGCTTCATGGGTGAGATCACTGATGCTATTGATGAAGGAACACCGGTAGAGGTTGCGGATAATTCAATGCGCAGTATTGGCTTCCCAATGACCCCCTTTGAGTTGCTCGGACTCGTTGGTCCGGGGGTTGCACTCCATGTGACCGAGATACTGAATAAGAATCTTGGACCGCGCTATCGGATCTCACCGACAATGGGGCGCCTGGTGAAAGAAGGAGTGAGGAACTTCTACGTAAAGGGTGAGGATGGAAAGAATCATCCGAATCCTGTTGCACTCGCGCTGGTGGAGAAAGGCGACAAACCCTCCTCTGCCGAGCAAGTGCGGATGCGCGCTCTCAATGCACTCGCGGAAGAGGCTCGCATGATGCTCGATGAAGGAGTCGTCTCGAGCCCTGCTGAGATAGATCTCTGCATGCTCCTTGGCGCTGGATGGCCACTCACTCTTGGTGGAATCTTGCCGTACTTGGACCGCGTCGGAGTCAGCGAATCGGTTTGCGGATCTCGCTTTCATGCTCCTGGGATTGCATCTCTGCCTTAA